CAGCACATAACCGATATGGCGGGCGCGGGCGGCGCGCAGGGCGCGTTGGTCATCGGCCGCCCACAGCTTGCCCATATCAACGCTCGCCGCCCCGCTCATCAGCCGGAAGGCCCTGACCTCGATCGGCCGCAAGATGCCAGCGATGGTGTCAAGGATGGTACTTTTGCCCGAGCCGCTTTTGCCGACGATCGCCACGGTTTCACCGGCGCCGACGCGAAAACCGCTCATGCGCACGCGGAAGCGCTCGCCCTTGCCGGCGACCACCCCATCAAGCAGAACCACCCGATCCATGGCTTAGGGCAGGGAATCGATGGGAACGGGAAACACCGTATCGCCCGGCTCGGCCCCGGGGGTCAGCGCGATCCAGTGGTCGTTATCATCATGGTATTTCTGATAAAGCTGAACCTTGGCATAGGTGGCGTCGATGATCGCCTGCTGCTCGGCCACGCCCATGGCGATCCAGTCGTCTTGCGACAGCCCCATCAGCCGGCTTTGATAAGGCAGCCCGTCAAGATATTCGGAAACCAGTCCGGCGCTTTCCATATTGCGCGCCGTGCCCTGGCCAACCTTCGACGGGTCACGCCCCGCCGACAGCGCCGCCGAGCGCAGCTGATTGAAAAAATCACCCGGATCGATCTGGCCTTTCTCCAAAGCCTCGACGGTCAGCTGCAGGGTCTTTTGCAGATCGGACAACTGGTTCTTCGAGAGCAGAACGCGGACCGAGAAATTGGCCGTGTCGGGATTGGCGAAATCGCGATCCGAGGCCCAGGCGCGGAACATCGACGGCGCGGCCACCCCCTCGGCCCGGCCGAGATGGGCCAGGGCCATGGCGCGGCCGACCATGCGCGCCGATTGGGTCAGATCAAGGGGCCCTTTGGCGACAGGCTTGGGATCTTGCGCCGCGTCGGGTTCGGCTAGGGTCTTCTCGGCGTCGCGCACCTGGGCGACCAGGGCATCGGCCAGGGTGGTGACGGCGGCGCCAAAGGCGGCCTCGTCGCCGGCGGGAACCGGATAATACAGCGACGGCGCATTCTCATAGCGGCTGAGGATGCGGTATTGGGCCTCGGCCCGCGCATGATCGGCAGCCCCCGCCGGGGTCTTCAGATGGAAAGCGTAAAGGGCGGCCTTCTTGCCGCGCACAAGCTGGTTCATCCCCTCGACATCCAGCAAGGTGGCCGAGGGTGGCACCGTTTTGCCATCGACGATCTCTGCGCGGGCGCCGCGCGAACTGGCGTCGGTGACCAAGATCAGATAGCGGGCGGCGAAGCCGCTCCAGTCGATGGTGTTGAGCGCCGTATCGATGGCGGCGAAGGAATCCTCGGCGAAGGCCCGGGTGGAAATCGGCGTGGCCTTCAGCGGCGCGATCGCCTTGGAAAAAGCCTTGGCATCAGCCGTGGAATTGGGATCGGCGAAGGTGCGCGTCAGATATTCGACACCCTTGACCTTCTTGGGGTCGTCGCGGAAGGCGACCAGACCGAAGCGCACCTTGTCGGCCAGACCTTCGGCCTGAACGCGCTTGAGCACGTCGTCCATTACCTGACGGGTCTTGTCGATATAGGGATCCATCGAGCTGGAGGCGTCGATGACAAAGACCACCCCGGCGCGGAAATCGGCCATGGCGGCGACATTCATCCGCCGCTTGAGCGGCCGCTCGCGGCTTTCGCTGGTTTCCTCGCTGGTCACGCTGGCGACTTCGACATTACGCACGCGAAAGCCGGTGTTCAGGCGTTTGCGCTCGGCCTGAAGGATCGGCAGCATGTAGAAATTCTTCTCGAAGTCGATGAATTCCTTGGGTTCGATCGAAACAACCGGGCTACCGGCGGGCAGGGTTCCGGCATCGATCAGGCTTCGCGCCTCGCGGGCCTTGACCAGAAGCTCGGGCGAATCCTGCCAAGACTCCAGCCCGGCCTTGTCCTTGAAGAACAAGGTGCGCTCGCGGCCGATCGGCTGGGAAAAGGCCAGGACCAGGGCGTGGGACCATTCCACCGCGTCGGTTTCGGGCAGAAAACCGATCACCGTGCCCTTGGCGTCGGTGCCGACTTCCAGCAGGGCGGCGCCGCCGTCCTTGGGCTGCCGGCCATAGACGAACAGCGGGGTGAAGGGATCAAGCTTGGAGGGCGCGCCGGCCACCGGGGTCAGTTGGGCGCCCGGACGGGTCAATACGCGCTGGAACAGCTCGGTCTTGCCCTCGATCAGCAGCGGATGGCGGGCCTCGGCGTGGGCCTCGGGCAGCGACAGCGCCACCCCCAGGCCAAAGACGATCAGGGCGAGGCTACGGGCAAGGGAGGTCATGGCTTGGCGGCTCCGACGGGGGCGGTGGGCGCATTGGCGGCGGCGTTTTCCCAAAACACCGCGGCTTCCGGGCCATCGGCCCGCGAGGTCCGGCCCGAGCGCAGCACCTTGGCCAAGCGCGTCATGGCCTCGACATCGCCGCGCTTGGCGGCCAGTTCATAGTAATTGGCGGCACGATCGCCATCGGCCATTTTGACCACCGGCCCGGGCTGGAAACCATCGGGATCGTAAAGCCTGCCCAGATCGGCGGCCGCCTCGGCGCTGCCTTCGCGGGCGGCATAGGAGCGCAGCAGGAAGGCTCCATCGGCGACCCCCGCCGCGTCAAAGCGCTTGGCCTCGCCCAGGGCATCGGCGGCGGCGGGTTGCTTGCGCAGATAGTCGCGGGCGGCGGGCAAGGTGGTTTCCAGTTTCGCCGGTTCCGCCGCCGTTTCCAGCAGGGCCGGCAAGCCGCCCAGGAACCACCACCACACGCCGCCGCCGGCCAGCCCCACCACCACCAGGGCGGCGATCAGCGCCCCCCAGCGCCGGGGTTTGGGCGGATCGGCTTCGTAAAGCGGGGGACGCTCGGGGCGAATGGTCAGCCGGTCGTCATCAATCACCGGGGCCTCGGGCGTCGGCTCGACGACGGGGTCTTCTTTGGCGGGGGCGACGACGGGCAGCGGCGCGGGGGCTTGCGAGGGCAAACGCACCACCGGCCAGCTCAACCGCGTTTCCTCGGGACCGCCGGCGCCGCCGCCGACGCGCAGCACATAAGGGGTATGGGGGCGCAGATGCCAAGTCGCCTCGGGGCCAAGCTCGATGCTCACCCCACCGTCCATGGCGGCGACGACGCGCGGGGCGAACCAGTGTTCGCCCGCCGTCCAACTGGTGGCGCCCTCGCCCGTCGGATCAAGATAGCGGGCGCCGCCGGGATCGAGGGTGGCAAGGCTGACCTTGAGCGCCCCGGTCTCCATCCCCGAAACGCCATGGCACAGCAGGCGGACATGGCCCGCCCGCATCTCCGCCGGCTGTTCGACGATTACCCGCATCACCCCATCCTTTTCCCGAAAATCCCTATTCGGCCGCAACCAGCCATGACACGTCGATCATGTCGAGGATGGCCCCCAATTCCCGGTTCTTCTCATCGGAAATTTCCCGTCCGGCGGCATGGCCCACGTTATCGCATCCAAAGGCGCGCAGGGCCACGCCCCAATCAAGGAAAAAGGCCTTCTCGATCTCTTCGGGCTCGTCGCCCAAGACCGGCCCCGGGTGCTTCAACGACGCGGTGGTGAAGATCCCGCGCTTGCGCTCCTTCGGCGGTTCGGGAACCCCCGGGCGCTGATCGACCGGCAGGGCGGCATAATCGAGATAGGCGACGAAATCGTTGATGGTATTGGCGGCGATCCCGGTGACCCGGTCGGCGACACTGCTCCAACGCGTTCCCACCGCCCGGGTTTCCTCGCGCGCCGCCTCGGCGATGCGCTCTTGCAGCCCCAGGCGATTGGCCCCGACCAGCATCTCGTCGATGATCGGGCCGACGGTGGCGGCGCTCAGGCCGAGAACCGCCAGGGCGACCTCGTTGCGCTGAAAGGCCCGCAAGCCGCCAGCCCACTGGTTCATCACCTGACTGGCGAAGACCTCGGGGCGGTCCTTGCGGCGGGGGGGAGCGGCCTTTTTGGCCGGAACCGGGTCGGCGCCGGCCTCGGCCCAGGGATCGTCGTCGTCCTCGACCACCGGCTCATCGGCAACCGCCCCGTCGGCGATCTCGTTCAACTCGTCCTCGCGCATCTCCGCGACATTCATGTAGAGGCCGCGCACTTGGGCCGGATCGGCCATCAGCCCGGCGAGAAGGGCGGCGAAGGACCGATGGTCGCTTTCGCGGATTTGGCTGAACAACCGGCGGCGCAGATCGACCAGGGCGGCGTCCTTGGCGCGCTTCGCCTCGTCGCCCTCGGCGTAATGGAAGGCGCGCAAGGGCTCTTCCAGCGCCCGGGCGGTGGTCGCCAGCCGTTCCGAGGCCTGATGCCTCTTCAAGCCGGGATCAAGCACGGCGACCAGCCGGTCGACCAGATAAGCGACGCCGCCGTCATTGGCCGTCATCGCCGCGTCCCACACCGCCGTCTTATCGGCGAAATGGCGGGCGACGTCGGCCGAGGCCAGGAAGGCGTCGCGGTATTCGCGAAACACCGGGCTATCGACGGGCCCCTCCTCGTCAAGCGTCGCCTCGTCGCGATAGCGCATCAGATGCACCTGCTTCATGCTGGGATTGCGCAGGAACACCGTGTTGTCAAAGGGCTTGCCGTCCCAATCGCCGGGCCAGTCGTCCTTGCCATAAAGCTCCAGCAGCGAGGCGTGAAGGCGGCGGTCCCATTTGCCGGCGCGCGAGTCCGGGGTTTCACCGCCCTTTTCCAGAAATTCCAGATCGTGCTTGGTCAGCACCAGGAACAAGGCGTTGCGCACCGCCTTGCGCTTGGCCGGGGTTTCGCCGTGGGTCACGTTGATCCACGACCTTACCATCATGGCCAGATCCTTGACCTCGGCGACGCTGGGCGGCATGCACAGCAGCATCGAGGTCAGTTCCAATTCGTCGGTATAGCGCTGGAACAGATAGGCGATCTTGCCGCGCAGATACAGTTCGCGGGTCTGGCGGGCCTCTTCCTCGGCCTCCTTGGGCATCTGAAGAAGCTTCAGCCGCGACCGGGCGCCGGGGAAGTCCAGAAGGTCGGTATGCTCGAAAAACGGCCAGGGCTGGTGCTCGATGACCAGCCGCACTTCGGCGATCAGCGCCGTCAGGGTGGCGCGCGGCAGACTGACCGGGGCGCCGGACTTGCCGGCCACCACCGGCAGCAGGGCGATGGGGTCGGAGCCGTCTTCGCTGGTGCCCAGGCGGTTGAGCACGGCGACATCGATGATCGAATTGGCCCTGGGCGGCGAGCCGATCTCGCGCGGGATCAGGCCGCTGATGGCGGCGCGCGCCTCTTCGGGATTGCCGATCGCCTCCAGGGCGCCGGCCAGATGGATATACAGCTTGGTGAAGGCCTCCACCCGCCCCCAGAGCACCGAGAATAGCCGGGCCCGCGCCGCGATCGGCAGGCGCCCGCCATGGCGGATCAGCCCGGCCCAGAAATCGGCGCGATCAAGGGCGCCGATGCGCTTCTTGAAGTTCTGATGGAAATATTCATCGAGTTCGAACAGGGCGATCTCGGTGAGATGGGCCGCCGGCTTGGCGGTCGCCGCCGCCGCCGCCTCGCGCAGGGCGGCGCGGATATCGTCTTCCTCCAGCGGCGCGATGGTCATGCTGTTGGGATCGAAATCCTGAAAGAAGCTGTTGGCCAGGATCTTGACCACATCGGTTTCGCTCAGCAGCCGCAGCTCCACCGGATAGGCCGGGTCGATGTCATTGGCATGGATGGTGAACCGGGTGACCAGCCCGGTGGACTCGCGATCGCCCGGCGGATTGATCTCGCGCAGGAAATCCCGGCTCTCGGCGCCCAGGCGGATGGTCAGCCGCCCGCCCTTGGTGCGGGCCAGGGCCGAGACCAGATAGGATTTTCCGGCCTGACTGGGGCCAAAGACGCCCACGCAATTGTTGCGGTCGGCGGCATGGGCCAGCCGCTTACAGGCCAGCCGGGCGCGGCGCGCCGCATTGCTCAGGCTTTCGGCCTGCAGGGAAACCGACGGCGCGCTTTCGCGCAGGGCGTCGATCCACAACCGGGCCTTCTCGGCCCCCTTGTCGAGAGCGTCAATGGCCCGTCCCAGATCCTTGGTGGTATCGGCCATGGCCTAATTCTCCTGCAAGATACCGGTGTCGAGCCAGTATCCGTCCTGATTTTCGATGGTTTGCAGCCACAGGCGGATCTGGTTGGAGGCCAGCGAGCGCCCCTCGGCATCCTCGACCCTGCGGATCTTCAAGGCGTCGATCACGCCCTTGCCGCCGCGCCCCTGGACACGCTGAAGCTCGACCTTCAAAGGCGTGCGCTTGTTCAGGCTTTCGGCGACTTCGGGCGAGGCGTAATCGATGGAATAAAGCCGGGTTCCCGACCACCAATCGACGGCGAACTGGCGGGTGCCAAGCGACATCGGCGTGCGGAATTCAAAGGTCTGCTGGGGCAGTTCGTAGTCGGGATCGTCGAAATCGAGATCGGAATAGAACACGTCCTGGTCGGCCAGCTTGTTGTTGGAATCAAGCTTGCCAAAGAAGCGGGCGGTCGAGCGCGGCACCAGATGATCGGCGCGGAAATTGAAGTTGCGCAGCCGGCCCTCGCCCAGAACGCAGATCATCGCCCCGACCGCCGCCGTGGTCTTGGGATCGGCGATATGGGCCTCGTGGTCGCGGAAGGGGTACCATTGGCCAACGCGGAATTCATGCAGCGGCACGATGCGGTGAGGTGGCAGGCCGCAGGTCTCGGTCAGGATATCGCGCACGGCGGGCATGCGCGAGGGGCGGCCCGACAAGATCAGCACATCGGCCTCGTTGCGGTGAACCAGCTCGGCGAAGCCGCGCAGCATATCGGTCAACACGCTGCGGGTGGTGCGGTCGATATCCTTGAGGTCGATCTCGAAGCGCAGGTCGCGCAGCGAGAAATCCGTGAAGCCGTGGCGACGGAAGTCCTCGTCCACCCGCGCCACCAGCGAGCGGTCGATGACCTCGCCAACCACATCCTTGAGCACCAGGGGATCGCGGCGGTTATCGCCCGACAGGCGGTCCCAGCCCTCATAGGCGACGATCATGCGCAGGGCCAGCGGATAGCCGATATGGGCGGCGAATTGCTGACGGCGCAATTGCTCCTCCACGTCCATATCGCCGCGATTGCCGCCGAACATGCGGGCCATGACCGATTTGACCGCCTCTTCCGAGGCGCGCAGGCTGAGCGCGGCGCGGATCGGTCCCAGCACATGCTCGGCGATGATGGCCTTGACCACGTCGTCGCCGGCCAGGGAAATGCCCTCGGTCAGGATCTGCTTGGGAAACAGCGTGACATTGGCGCCATGGCCGTCAACCCGGTAGCCGGTGATGACCAGATCGGTGGTGCCGCCGCCGATATCGAGCGTCGCCAGCCGGATCGCCTCGTCGGGCGACGGGCGTCCGGGCCGGCGCAAACGGGCGAAGCAGGCCTTGGCGTCACCGCCATAGGCGATGGCGACCTGACTGTACAGATAGGCCGCCTGGGTGGCGCTGGCCTCGTCCCATTTGATGATGACGCCGGGCAGCGGATGATCGTCCTCGGTGGCGCGGACCTTTTGCGTCGCGTCCTCGCCATCGCTGACCACCTCGCCCAGACCCAGGCAGATATAGATCAGATCGCGCGCCGCCTGGGCCCGCTGCTCCAGGATCTGACGCTCGGCCTGGGGCATGCCGGTGGGAACGGTCAGGATGACCCGGCGCAGGCGGCGCGGCAGATCGGCGTTGCCCCGCCGCAGGCGATGGGCCGGGGCGTTCATCATGCATAAGGCCTGCAGCAGGATCTCGGCCAGACTGAAGGTCATCAGATGCGAGCGCGCATAGAGGGCGCGGATCGACGGGAAGCGCGCGTCATCATTGATCGGCACGCCCTCGGGCACGCTGTGCAAGGGCTCGCCGGCGTCATTGACCAGGGTGGTGAACTCGACCCCCATGGCGAAGGGGCTGGCCCCGACCAAGCCCGGCGTGTTGAAGCGCCAGCCGTCGCGGCGCTGGGTCTCGTCCCACAGATAGCGCTTGGGGCTCGACATGCCGGTCGCGCCTTCCGATCCGCGGCGCAGCGCCGCCAGCCGCTGGGCCTCGACGCCGACGCGGGCCACCGTCGGCCAGCCGAAGGCATCGGCGCGGCCCGACAGGAACGAGATGTCGTCCCAGCCGATGGCCGCCTTGTTGAATTCAATCCGGCTGTCGAAGGGATCGCTGTAAAGCCGCTCGGGCATCCCCAGATCGCGCAGGCTGAGGCGCACCGCCTGGGCCAGATCGACGCTGGTCTCGTCGGGATGGGTTTCGATCAGCAGCCCGCAGGTTCGCGAATTGCCAAGATCAAGCACCAGATCGACGTCGATCGGCGTGGCGCGCGGCTTGCTGACGCGGTCGATCAGCCCAAGATTGGGGGTGATTTTCAAGGCGCCGATGAAATCGAGCAGGGCGACATAGCGCGCCACATCCTCGCGCGGGCCGGCCAGCCGTTCATTGATCATCGCCGCATCGATCACCGGTTCGGCCCGGCTGCGCTTGCGCTCCTCGGCCAGGATCATTTCGGTGAAGGCCTTGCGGCACCATTGGCCGATCCAGTCGCGCCCGGCATACCACAAAACGGCCTGCTCATTGGCGGCGAAGCCGAATTGCGCGCCGCGCTGAGTATCCTCGTTAGTCGGCGCCAGATAGGCCATGTCGGCGTGGTGTTCGCCAAGATTGGTATCAAAGGCCAGAACCAACCGGTGGTCATTGCCAAGATCATCGGGCTGGTCGAGCGCGATCACCTGGGCCCGCGCCCAATTGATCGGGCCATCGGCATGGCCGCCGGCCTGTTCGCGGCGGAAGAAGGGAACGGGCACCCAGACCCGGCCGAAGGTTTCCAGAACGCCCCGCCAATCGACCTCGTAAGACACCCGCCCCCTGGCCGCCTCGCCGCCCCGGCCAACGATGCGCGGCGCGGGCATGTCGGGGCCGTCATAGAAGCTCCACTGGCTGACCCTCTCGCGGTCGCCCGCCAAACGGAAGCCCAGATCAAGAAACTGAATGCCGCTGCGCGGCGTCAGCCAGACGACCGGGGGATATTTCAGAAGGGGAGCCAGTGACATGGTCGGCGTCGTCCTTGAGCGATGGCGGCGTGAGAGGCGCGGGAGGGAGGCCCTGGAAAGGGGGCTGGAGGGGCGCGATCGGATTAGGGCGCGGGGGTGGCGCGCTTGACCTTCACCTCATAGCCCGGCCCCCCCTCCTTATAAACGCCCTGACAGCGCGTCACGCCCTTGGCGTCGCGTTCGCAGGCGGTTTCCGAGCGCTCGAAAACCTGACCATCCGAGCAGCGCAGATCCTCGCGTTCGACGACGCGCAATTTGCCGTTCTCCATCGTCCCCTGGGCCGGGGCCGAACAAGTGACGCCATCGGCCCGGCGCACCACCGAACGCCCTTGGCCCTTGGCGTCGAATTCATAGGTCTGATCCACCGGCTTGCCGCTTTCATCGGTCAGTCCCGAGGAACTGCGCCATTTGCCGGCAAGGAAGCCCAGATCGGCCTTGCCCGAGGCCCCCGGCGCCGTGGCGCTTTCGGGCAGGGCCAAAGGTTCCTCGGGCGCCTGCGTCGTATCCGGTTTGGGCGGGGTCGCCGCATCCGGCTTGGGCGGCTCCGGCTTGGGCGGTTCGGCGGCCTTGGGATCGGGCGGGGCCGTGTCCGGCTTGGCGGGATCGGGCTTGCTCGGATCGGGCGCTTTCTCCTCCGGGGTTTTGGCCTCGGGCGGGGTTTGGGCCTCGGGCGGCGGCGCGGTCTCCCCACTCGGCTTGGGCGGCTCGGCCTGGGCCGCGTCCTTGTCCAGGCGGGCCGGGCCCTCTTCGGGGATCAATCCCAGATCCTGGGGCGTCACTCCCTCGATCACCGCGCCATCGGGACCGATCACCCGCCCCAGGCGGTCGATGCGCAGGCTGTCGATACGCTCAAGATAGCCGCGCCTTTGCTCCTCGGTCAGGGGCGGGGGCTCGCCGGTCTTGTCCTGCTGTTCGATCCCCGCCCCGAAATCAAGGCCGAAGGGCAGCGGCAGTACCGGGCGCCAGAAGAACCACCACAGCAGCAAAAGCAGCAGCAAAAGGGCAAGCAGCGGCAGAAGCCACAGCCACCAGGGCCACAACGGCCAGCGTCCCCCTCGCCTTTCTTCGATCACCGGCGCTGCGGGCGGCGGCGGAACCGCCCCCGGACCGGCGGCGGGCAAGGGCGGCGGCGCGGCCGACAGCGGATCGAACGACGATCCATCGTGTTCGGTGAATCCCCAGAAGGTGGCGATCGGCTGAGTGCCGATGAAATGCAAATGGCCGTCGTTGGGCGTGCGCAGGGCCTGTTCGAGAACCGACGAAAAGGCCTCGCCGCCGCCCCGCCCCTTGCCGCGATCGGGATCGGATTGCAATTCCTTGAGATAGGCCTGGAACTCGCCGCGCATGATCTGAAGATCAAGGGCGCGGTCGGCCTGTTCCTCGCGCGGCAGATCCTGCCACGAGCGCACCTCGCCGGGGATCGGGGCGACCCAACGCACGGTGTCGCCGGCCTCGTCCCACTGCGGGCGGGCGAAAAAATCGGCGTAGCGGGCACCCAACCTTTGACCGATGGCGGCGCGCAACTGGATATGGGCCCGGTGGACCGGCTGACCGAAGACGCCCAGCGGCCGATAGCGATCGCCTTTGGCCTCGAGAATGATCCTGCCTTGCTTCATGCCATTCATCCGTGCTTTGGGCCATGGTCGGACGCCGGGCCGCAGGTCCCCCCGCCCGGCGTCGCCGTTACTGACATCCGCTGGCGTCGGGTTGGCCCGTCGCCGTCCGCAGACTGCTGGTCACCTGGGCGGCCGAGCCGGGGGTGAAGACCCGACCGCCGCCGGCCGAAGCGATGCAGCGGGCGACCCCACTGTTGCCGCCGCCGCTCAAATCGATGACATGGATGATCACATTGGATTTCTCGGCCTTGACGGCGCGGGCGGCGGCGCAAGGATCGCCGCCACAGGTATCCTCGCCATCGCTGACCACCATCATCACGGTTTCCGAGCGCCGGGTGGCCAGGGCGCCACCGCGACGGATCGAGGCGGCGAGCGAGGTGGCGCGTTCGGGGGTGATGGCATCGACCCCGGCGAGAAAGGCCGGGCGCTCGGCGGCCGAGTAATACTTGCTGTTCTGGGTCGCCATGCAATCGCTGAACGATACCATGCCCACCCGGATATCCTTGTGCAGGGCGTTCACCGTATCGCGGATCGAGCGCTTGGCCGCCGAAATGCGCGAAGGCGC
The DNA window shown above is from Rhodospirillum rubrum ATCC 11170 and carries:
- a CDS encoding virulence factor SrfB → MSLAPLLKYPPVVWLTPRSGIQFLDLGFRLAGDRERVSQWSFYDGPDMPAPRIVGRGGEAARGRVSYEVDWRGVLETFGRVWVPVPFFRREQAGGHADGPINWARAQVIALDQPDDLGNDHRLVLAFDTNLGEHHADMAYLAPTNEDTQRGAQFGFAANEQAVLWYAGRDWIGQWCRKAFTEMILAEERKRSRAEPVIDAAMINERLAGPREDVARYVALLDFIGALKITPNLGLIDRVSKPRATPIDVDLVLDLGNSRTCGLLIETHPDETSVDLAQAVRLSLRDLGMPERLYSDPFDSRIEFNKAAIGWDDISFLSGRADAFGWPTVARVGVEAQRLAALRRGSEGATGMSSPKRYLWDETQRRDGWRFNTPGLVGASPFAMGVEFTTLVNDAGEPLHSVPEGVPINDDARFPSIRALYARSHLMTFSLAEILLQALCMMNAPAHRLRRGNADLPRRLRRVILTVPTGMPQAERQILEQRAQAARDLIYICLGLGEVVSDGEDATQKVRATEDDHPLPGVIIKWDEASATQAAYLYSQVAIAYGGDAKACFARLRRPGRPSPDEAIRLATLDIGGGTTDLVITGYRVDGHGANVTLFPKQILTEGISLAGDDVVKAIIAEHVLGPIRAALSLRASEEAVKSVMARMFGGNRGDMDVEEQLRRQQFAAHIGYPLALRMIVAYEGWDRLSGDNRRDPLVLKDVVGEVIDRSLVARVDEDFRRHGFTDFSLRDLRFEIDLKDIDRTTRSVLTDMLRGFAELVHRNEADVLILSGRPSRMPAVRDILTETCGLPPHRIVPLHEFRVGQWYPFRDHEAHIADPKTTAAVGAMICVLGEGRLRNFNFRADHLVPRSTARFFGKLDSNNKLADQDVFYSDLDFDDPDYELPQQTFEFRTPMSLGTRQFAVDWWSGTRLYSIDYASPEVAESLNKRTPLKVELQRVQGRGGKGVIDALKIRRVEDAEGRSLASNQIRLWLQTIENQDGYWLDTGILQEN
- a CDS encoding putative virulence factor; its protein translation is MADTTKDLGRAIDALDKGAEKARLWIDALRESAPSVSLQAESLSNAARRARLACKRLAHAADRNNCVGVFGPSQAGKSYLVSALARTKGGRLTIRLGAESRDFLREINPPGDRESTGLVTRFTIHANDIDPAYPVELRLLSETDVVKILANSFFQDFDPNSMTIAPLEEDDIRAALREAAAAATAKPAAHLTEIALFELDEYFHQNFKKRIGALDRADFWAGLIRHGGRLPIAARARLFSVLWGRVEAFTKLYIHLAGALEAIGNPEEARAAISGLIPREIGSPPRANSIIDVAVLNRLGTSEDGSDPIALLPVVAGKSGAPVSLPRATLTALIAEVRLVIEHQPWPFFEHTDLLDFPGARSRLKLLQMPKEAEEEARQTRELYLRGKIAYLFQRYTDELELTSMLLCMPPSVAEVKDLAMMVRSWINVTHGETPAKRKAVRNALFLVLTKHDLEFLEKGGETPDSRAGKWDRRLHASLLELYGKDDWPGDWDGKPFDNTVFLRNPSMKQVHLMRYRDEATLDEEGPVDSPVFREYRDAFLASADVARHFADKTAVWDAAMTANDGGVAYLVDRLVAVLDPGLKRHQASERLATTARALEEPLRAFHYAEGDEAKRAKDAALVDLRRRLFSQIRESDHRSFAALLAGLMADPAQVRGLYMNVAEMREDELNEIADGAVADEPVVEDDDDPWAEAGADPVPAKKAAPPRRKDRPEVFASQVMNQWAGGLRAFQRNEVALAVLGLSAATVGPIIDEMLVGANRLGLQERIAEAAREETRAVGTRWSSVADRVTGIAANTINDFVAYLDYAALPVDQRPGVPEPPKERKRGIFTTASLKHPGPVLGDEPEEIEKAFFLDWGVALRAFGCDNVGHAAGREISDEKNRELGAILDMIDVSWLVAAE
- a CDS encoding vWA domain-containing protein, whose translation is MTSLARSLALIVFGLGVALSLPEAHAEARHPLLIEGKTELFQRVLTRPGAQLTPVAGAPSKLDPFTPLFVYGRQPKDGGAALLEVGTDAKGTVIGFLPETDAVEWSHALVLAFSQPIGRERTLFFKDKAGLESWQDSPELLVKAREARSLIDAGTLPAGSPVVSIEPKEFIDFEKNFYMLPILQAERKRLNTGFRVRNVEVASVTSEETSESRERPLKRRMNVAAMADFRAGVVFVIDASSSMDPYIDKTRQVMDDVLKRVQAEGLADKVRFGLVAFRDDPKKVKGVEYLTRTFADPNSTADAKAFSKAIAPLKATPISTRAFAEDSFAAIDTALNTIDWSGFAARYLILVTDASSRGARAEIVDGKTVPPSATLLDVEGMNQLVRGKKAALYAFHLKTPAGAADHARAEAQYRILSRYENAPSLYYPVPAGDEAAFGAAVTTLADALVAQVRDAEKTLAEPDAAQDPKPVAKGPLDLTQSARMVGRAMALAHLGRAEGVAAPSMFRAWASDRDFANPDTANFSVRVLLSKNQLSDLQKTLQLTVEALEKGQIDPGDFFNQLRSAALSAGRDPSKVGQGTARNMESAGLVSEYLDGLPYQSRLMGLSQDDWIAMGVAEQQAIIDATYAKVQLYQKYHDDNDHWIALTPGAEPGDTVFPVPIDSLP
- a CDS encoding SrfA family protein, whose protein sequence is MKQGRIILEAKGDRYRPLGVFGQPVHRAHIQLRAAIGQRLGARYADFFARPQWDEAGDTVRWVAPIPGEVRSWQDLPREEQADRALDLQIMRGEFQAYLKELQSDPDRGKGRGGGEAFSSVLEQALRTPNDGHLHFIGTQPIATFWGFTEHDGSSFDPLSAAPPPLPAAGPGAVPPPPAAPVIEERRGGRWPLWPWWLWLLPLLALLLLLLLLWWFFWRPVLPLPFGLDFGAGIEQQDKTGEPPPLTEEQRRGYLERIDSLRIDRLGRVIGPDGAVIEGVTPQDLGLIPEEGPARLDKDAAQAEPPKPSGETAPPPEAQTPPEAKTPEEKAPDPSKPDPAKPDTAPPDPKAAEPPKPEPPKPDAATPPKPDTTQAPEEPLALPESATAPGASGKADLGFLAGKWRSSSGLTDESGKPVDQTYEFDAKGQGRSVVRRADGVTCSAPAQGTMENGKLRVVEREDLRCSDGQVFERSETACERDAKGVTRCQGVYKEGGPGYEVKVKRATPAP